The Halovulum dunhuangense genome includes the window ACCCTTCTGAACACGATCGGCGACGCGATCCTGCGGCTGAACCGGGAACGGGGCTACACTTTCTGCATGATCGAACATGACATGGACTTCATCGGCCGCCTTTGCGACCCGGTCATCGTGATGGCCGAGGGCACGGTGCTGGCCGAAGGCACCGCCGAAGAGGTGAAGGCCAACGAGCAGGTGATCGAGGCCTATCTCGGCACCGGGCTCAAGAACAAGCCCGCGGTGCGGGCATGACGGCGACAAGGGCGTGCCGACGCGCCCCGGGCCTGACCCGGGGCCCCGCAGCCGGCTGCGCGCGGGCGGTCCCGGGTCAGGCCCGGGACGCGAAGCGCCGCCTTGCGCGCGCCGCGACAGGAGACGCGCGATGCCCTTTCTGATCGGCGAGAACATGACAGGCGGCTATGGCGGGGCCGATATCCTGCACGGCTGCACGATCTCGGTCGACAAGGGCGAGATAGCGGTGATCGTGGGGCCGAACGGCGCCGGCAAGTCGACCGCGATGAAGGCGGTGTTCGGCATGCTGCCGCTGCGCGAGGGGCGCGTGACGCTGGACGGGCAGGACATCACCGGCCTCTCGCCGCAGGCGCGCGTCGCGGCCGGCATGGGTTTCGTGCCACAGACGAGCAACGTGTTCACCTCGATGACCGTGCGCGAGAACCTCGAGATGGGGGCCTATCTGCGCCAGGACGATTTCACCGACACGATGGAGCAGGTGTTCGACCTGTTCCCGATCCTGCGCGAGAAGGCGGCGCAGCCCGCGGGCGAGCTGTCGGGCGGCCAGCGCCAGCAGGTCGCCGTGGGCCGGGCCCTGATGACGAAACCCTCGGTGCTGATGCTGGACGAACCCACG containing:
- a CDS encoding ABC transporter ATP-binding protein: MPFLIGENMTGGYGGADILHGCTISVDKGEIAVIVGPNGAGKSTAMKAVFGMLPLREGRVTLDGQDITGLSPQARVAAGMGFVPQTSNVFTSMTVRENLEMGAYLRQDDFTDTMEQVFDLFPILREKAAQPAGELSGGQRQQVAVGRALMTKPSVLMLDEPTAGVSPIVMDELFDRILEVARTGIAILMVEQNAKQALNIADKGFVLVQGANRFTDTGAALLADPEVRRSFLGG